In Urechidicola croceus, a single window of DNA contains:
- a CDS encoding efflux RND transporter periplasmic adaptor subunit: MKYYIFFISFLFFISCKKSEEKILPEKTSLTESVYSSVTIQPDSLYQVYSAVGGILEKNLVEEGDEVGKGTSLIQIINNTPKLNTENTRLALELAKENYSGSATILQGIEDEIIAAKLKYANDSINYKRQQNLWSQKIGSKIEYDTKKLNYELSSNNLQILQSKYNRTKNELGTAVQQAQNNYQTSLINTKDFTVKSKINGKVYALFKNQGELVSTMEPLASVGSSKDFIIEMLVDEVDIVKIKLGQKALITLDSYNSTVFESVVNKIYPRKDERTQTFKIEAIFSKPPKVLYPGLSGEGNIIISQKEKVLTIPKDYLVDENKVQTDAGLIEVVTGLESLDKIEVLEGIDSETYIYKPSE; this comes from the coding sequence ATGAAATATTATATTTTTTTTATTAGTTTCTTATTTTTTATTTCTTGTAAAAAGTCAGAAGAAAAAATCTTACCAGAAAAAACCTCGTTAACAGAATCCGTTTATTCATCAGTAACGATTCAACCAGATAGTTTATATCAAGTATATAGTGCTGTAGGTGGGATATTAGAAAAAAACTTGGTAGAAGAAGGAGATGAAGTAGGTAAGGGAACTTCATTGATTCAAATAATCAATAATACTCCAAAACTAAATACTGAAAATACAAGATTAGCACTAGAGTTGGCCAAAGAAAACTATAGTGGTAGTGCAACAATATTGCAAGGAATTGAAGATGAAATTATTGCTGCTAAATTAAAATATGCTAATGACTCAATTAATTATAAAAGACAGCAAAATTTATGGAGCCAAAAGATAGGTTCTAAAATAGAATATGATACAAAGAAGTTGAATTATGAGTTATCTTCTAATAACTTACAAATTTTACAAAGTAAATACAACAGAACTAAAAACGAATTAGGAACTGCAGTTCAACAAGCGCAAAATAATTATCAGACTTCATTGATAAATACCAAAGATTTTACTGTTAAAAGTAAAATCAATGGTAAAGTATATGCATTATTTAAAAATCAGGGAGAATTAGTTAGTACTATGGAGCCATTAGCATCAGTAGGTTCAAGTAAAGATTTTATAATTGAAATGCTAGTTGATGAAGTGGATATTGTAAAAATTAAATTAGGACAAAAAGCACTTATAACACTTGATTCGTATAATTCGACAGTATTTGAATCAGTAGTTAATAAAATATATCCAAGAAAAGATGAACGTACACAAACTTTTAAAATAGAAGCTATATTTAGTAAGCCTCCTAAAGTGTTGTATCCAGGACTTTCTGGAGAAGGAAATATTATAATTAGTCAAAAAGAAAAGGTGTTAACAATTCCAAAAGATTATTTGGTTGATGAAAATAAGGTGCAAACTGATGCTGGATTGATAGAGGTGGTGACTGGTCTTGAAAGTCTCGATAAAATTGAGGTTTTAGAAGGAATTGATTCTGAAACTTATATATATAAGCCAAGCGAATGA
- a CDS encoding glycoside hydrolase family 16 protein has product MKNIIYLLLLTIISCKNENNTSIIFEENFDGNQLNEEYWNFELGDGCPELCGWGNNESQFYTKENISFRDGNLVITAVKDSVGYTSSKITTAKKIEFQYGTIEARAKVATGQGIWPAIWMLGSDIKENGWPVCGEIDVLEYVGKEPKTVYTTLHTPKNHGGNASSKKTRIDNIEEGFHVYKANWTKDKIDFLVDDILVYSYSPKMKDDKNWPFDKPFYIILNLAVGGNFGGPEVDDSIFPQEFIIDYVKVYQ; this is encoded by the coding sequence ATGAAAAATATTATTTATTTACTTCTTCTTACAATTATATCATGTAAAAATGAAAACAACACTTCAATCATTTTTGAAGAAAATTTTGATGGAAATCAATTAAATGAAGAATATTGGAATTTTGAATTAGGAGATGGGTGCCCTGAGTTATGTGGATGGGGAAATAATGAAAGTCAATTTTATACAAAAGAAAACATTTCATTTAGAGATGGAAATTTGGTAATTACTGCTGTCAAAGATTCAGTAGGATATACATCAAGTAAAATTACAACTGCAAAAAAAATAGAATTTCAATATGGTACTATTGAAGCAAGAGCAAAAGTTGCAACTGGACAAGGAATTTGGCCTGCAATATGGATGTTAGGAAGTGATATTAAAGAAAATGGTTGGCCAGTTTGTGGCGAAATTGATGTTTTAGAATATGTAGGAAAAGAACCTAAAACCGTTTATACAACGCTGCATACTCCAAAAAATCATGGAGGAAATGCATCTAGTAAAAAAACAAGAATAGATAATATTGAAGAAGGGTTTCATGTTTACAAGGCAAATTGGACAAAAGATAAAATAGATTTCTTAGTCGATGATATCTTAGTTTATTCATATTCCCCAAAAATGAAAGATGATAAGAATTGGCCATTTGATAAGCCGTTCTACATTATCTTAAATCTTGCAGTTGGCGGAAATTTTGGAGGTCCAGAAGTAGATGATTCTATTTTTCCTCAAGAATTTATTATTGATTATGTCAAAGTGTATCAATAA
- a CDS encoding glycoside hydrolase family 16 protein, protein MKKFKYNLVLFFSILFTLVACQEDNLTFGDVTAPTNLSISFEIVGADAANPNGDGSGFVNFVATADNAISYKFNFGDNSDEIVASGVGTHRYTIVGLNSYTVVVNAIGTGGLVTSSTINVDVFSSFDDLEAKEMLSGGAGNSKTWYWAAADVGHLGVGPANSNVGADGWWFPQWYAAQPFEKAGAPESSCIYTDELTFSLNDSEQLTYVLNNNGQTFYNGAHSGLGGDDVCLDLDTSGIKNVSLAPTSIDWSSVPDPDFTSRGTVMDFSDNGFMGYYLSTSSYEIISLTNNLMTVRVIDGLNADLAWYHTFSTSPPVQEEFESIYTNLVWADEFEVDGAPDSSNWTYDTGTGSSGWGNNEEQYYTDRLDNSYVEDGVLKIISKAESFNSSNYTSARLKTQGLYDFTYGRVDVRAKLPSGGGTWPAIWLLGSNIETVGWPACGEIDIMEHVGNNEGIIGAALHTPSSSGATINRADYDVPTATSEFHVYSVHWSPDEITFLVDDEVFYVYEPSEQNPQTWPYTADQFIILNTAMGGNLGGAIDSNFSESTFEIDYVRVFQ, encoded by the coding sequence ATGAAAAAATTTAAATATAATTTAGTTTTATTTTTCAGTATACTATTCACTCTAGTAGCCTGTCAAGAAGATAATTTAACTTTTGGAGATGTAACTGCACCAACTAATTTAAGTATTTCGTTTGAAATTGTTGGAGCAGATGCTGCAAATCCAAATGGTGATGGAAGTGGATTTGTAAATTTTGTAGCCACTGCAGATAATGCAATTAGTTATAAATTCAATTTTGGAGATAATTCTGATGAAATTGTGGCTTCAGGTGTTGGTACACATAGATATACAATTGTAGGTTTAAATTCATATACAGTTGTTGTAAATGCAATTGGTACAGGAGGATTGGTTACAAGTTCAACTATAAATGTTGATGTATTTAGTTCTTTTGATGATTTAGAAGCAAAAGAAATGCTTTCAGGTGGAGCAGGAAATTCAAAAACTTGGTACTGGGCTGCTGCTGATGTTGGGCATTTAGGAGTTGGTCCAGCTAATTCAAATGTAGGTGCAGACGGATGGTGGTTTCCACAGTGGTACGCTGCACAACCTTTTGAAAAAGCAGGTGCGCCAGAAAGTAGTTGTATATATACTGATGAGTTAACATTTTCATTAAATGATAGTGAACAATTAACATATGTGTTAAATAATAATGGTCAAACATTTTACAATGGAGCTCATTCAGGATTGGGAGGAGACGATGTTTGTTTAGATTTAGATACATCAGGGATTAAAAATGTTTCATTAGCTCCAACTTCAATAGATTGGTCGTCAGTTCCAGATCCAGATTTCACATCAAGAGGTACCGTAATGGATTTTTCTGATAACGGATTTATGGGTTATTACTTGAGTACTTCAAGTTATGAGATAATTTCTTTAACTAATAATTTAATGACTGTTAGAGTTATTGATGGTTTAAATGCAGACCTTGCTTGGTATCATACCTTTTCTACTTCACCTCCAGTTCAAGAAGAATTTGAATCTATTTATACAAATTTAGTTTGGGCAGATGAATTTGAAGTAGATGGAGCGCCTGATTCATCAAATTGGACTTATGATACAGGTACAGGTTCAAGCGGATGGGGAAATAATGAAGAACAATATTATACTGACAGATTAGATAATTCTTATGTAGAAGATGGGGTGTTGAAAATTATTTCTAAAGCAGAAAGTTTTAATTCTAGCAACTATACATCTGCAAGATTAAAAACACAAGGTTTATATGATTTTACATATGGTAGAGTTGACGTTAGAGCAAAATTACCTTCTGGTGGAGGAACTTGGCCAGCAATTTGGTTGTTAGGTTCAAATATAGAAACAGTAGGTTGGCCTGCTTGTGGAGAAATAGATATTATGGAGCATGTAGGTAATAATGAAGGAATAATTGGAGCGGCTTTACATACACCATCAAGTTCAGGAGCAACAATAAACAGAGCAGATTATGATGTGCCAACTGCAACTTCAGAATTTCATGTTTATTCTGTTCATTGGTCTCCAGATGAAATTACATTTTTAGTAGATGACGAAGTATTCTATGTCTACGAACCAAGTGAACAAAACCCACAGACATGGCCTTATACAGCAGATCAATTTATAATTTTAAATACTGCTATGGGTGGAAATTTAGGTGGAGCAATTGATTCAAATTTTTCTGAATCAACATTTGAAATTGATTATGTCAGAGTTTTTCAATAG
- a CDS encoding RagB/SusD family nutrient uptake outer membrane protein, producing the protein MKKIFKLKFFLLITMFIITSCQDDFVDREAVYSIDSENYFNNESDYYNALIGAYDLLHASYVNVMLGEIASDNTLCGGGGATDVIGFQQIDDMIHTSVNSNLKDVWNWMFAGVNRANYLLEFQDKTDFEGRNIIIAEARFLRAYYNFELVKWFGGIPLKIDQRFNLGDETTIPRSPVSEVYSLIEQDLIFAVDNLSYTAPEVGRATKGAAQALLGKAYLYQDKFSLAANVLENLIQNGPYDLMPNYEDIFENIGENGIESVFEVQYTDAQGADFGCLQCSEGNVAVGFSGIRNYSGPLFDSGFSFNVPTQETYDAFEDGDIRRDIAILNIEAWANETGATYGTGYEHTGFFNRKYLPRQGDLNTGDQNLTNPNNYRSIRFADVLLMAAEAYNRGGINDGTAQTYLNKVRNRASLENITLTGNALTEAIYQERRVELVGEGHRFFDLVRTGRGSEIDGFTPNKNELFPIPIEEIEFSNGNWQQNPGY; encoded by the coding sequence ATGAAAAAAATATTTAAACTTAAATTTTTCTTATTGATAACTATGTTTATTATCACAAGTTGTCAAGATGATTTTGTTGATAGAGAAGCAGTCTATTCAATAGATTCTGAAAATTACTTCAACAATGAAAGTGATTATTACAACGCATTAATTGGTGCTTATGATTTGTTACATGCATCTTATGTAAATGTTATGTTGGGTGAAATTGCATCAGATAATACATTATGTGGTGGTGGTGGAGCAACAGATGTAATAGGTTTTCAACAAATAGACGATATGATTCACACTTCTGTGAATAGTAATTTAAAAGATGTTTGGAACTGGATGTTTGCTGGTGTAAATAGAGCAAATTATTTATTGGAGTTTCAAGATAAAACCGATTTTGAAGGAAGAAATATTATTATTGCTGAAGCACGTTTTTTAAGAGCCTATTACAATTTTGAATTGGTAAAATGGTTTGGTGGTATTCCACTTAAAATTGATCAAAGATTTAATTTGGGTGATGAAACAACTATACCGCGTTCTCCTGTTTCTGAAGTATATAGTTTAATAGAGCAAGATTTAATCTTTGCTGTTGATAACTTGTCATATACAGCACCAGAAGTGGGTAGAGCAACCAAAGGTGCTGCACAAGCATTATTAGGAAAGGCATATTTATATCAAGATAAGTTTTCACTTGCGGCAAATGTCTTAGAGAATTTAATTCAAAATGGTCCTTATGATTTAATGCCAAATTATGAAGATATTTTTGAAAATATAGGTGAAAATGGTATTGAGTCGGTTTTTGAAGTACAATATACAGACGCTCAAGGTGCCGATTTTGGATGCTTACAGTGCAGTGAAGGAAATGTTGCTGTTGGATTTAGTGGAATAAGAAATTATTCAGGACCTTTATTTGACTCGGGTTTTAGTTTTAATGTTCCTACTCAAGAAACATATGATGCTTTTGAAGATGGTGATATCCGAAGAGATATAGCAATTTTAAATATTGAGGCTTGGGCAAATGAAACAGGAGCAACTTATGGAACAGGATATGAACATACAGGGTTTTTTAATAGAAAATATTTACCTCGCCAAGGAGATTTAAATACAGGAGATCAAAATTTAACAAACCCAAATAACTACAGATCAATTCGTTTTGCCGATGTATTACTTATGGCTGCTGAGGCATATAATAGAGGAGGTATTAATGATGGTACAGCTCAAACATATTTAAATAAAGTTCGTAATAGAGCATCACTTGAAAATATTACTTTGACTGGAAATGCTTTGACTGAAGCAATTTACCAAGAACGAAGAGTAGAATTAGTAGGTGAAGGTCATCGATTTTTCGATTTAGTAAGAACTGGTAGAGGTTCTGAAATAGATGGTTTTACTCCAAATAAAAATGAACTATTTCCAATTCCAATTGAAGAAATAGAATTTTCAAATGGTAACTGGCAGCAAAACCCTGGATATTAA
- a CDS encoding SusC/RagA family TonB-linked outer membrane protein codes for MNSRILFFVFFCATLISYGQNYTVTGTVIDGDNSPMPGVNVLLKNSNRGVSTDFDGNFSIENVPINSILVFSYLGYETQEITITNNSPITILMAEDAQSLEEVVVIGYGTQKKRELTGAVSVVSAQTLEDIRPVKVEQALQGTVSGVNVTSQSGAPGAGLDIRIRGISTNGTNGPLVIIDGYQGDLSILNPNDVETITVLKDAQAAIYGTAGANGVVLITTKNGKKNQKPKISYNTYTGFQEASRELPLLNATEYALLLNEKYVAGGESIQYTNVNTLGQGTDWQKEVLNKNVPIVSHDFNVSGGSEKITYSFSGSHLYQQGVLAPKKSDFRRNTARLSLGAEITPKLNLKANVIYTYLDRDNINENGLGSVLFNALNAPPTLNPFDINGDYTLLPSSNGLGIEIINPLAQVENTYNDYDLRKLNGTVSLDYDVIDNVRLTGRIGFNTSNSEGKSFAKIVDYGGKVFDVLRSRVDQNSINDNNFSLDVFSTYNNTFNENHKVTFTLGTTIFKEFGNGLFASGYEVPNNSWEFADIALATGTGGEGVRDVSSYSYDERRLSFFTRLQYDYQGKYLFSAMLRRDLSTKFGPGNKVAYFPSATAGWVISDEEFFGKSDNVTFLKLRTSYGILGNDQIGNNGYIGSLSGEATYVFDGVLVNGNAIGVLPNPDLQWEEAKKFDVGFDLRLLNDKIDITTDYFINTRDNLLINNIPVSGIVGVAAPGSGSPTVNAGSVENKGFEFSIGYKDEITENLNFGINYNITTLDNEVLEVNNSTGFLEGGSFGVGQPAPSRMEAGLPLGYFYGYKTNGIFQNQAEVDAHPSQIDLGANAVPGDLRYVDNNNDGVLNAEDRTYIGDPIPDMTMGLNVTFNYKNFDFTSYAFASIGNDMVRNYERTVADANGLNYLLGRWRGEGTSNSIPRVTTGATANTIFSDFYVEDASYVRIQNIQLGYTVPSEVLSKNGISKLRLYASVNNLYTFTDYKGYDPGASSGQPIGGGIDFGFYPIPRTYILGLNLNF; via the coding sequence ATGAATTCAAGAATTTTATTTTTTGTATTTTTTTGTGCTACATTAATTTCCTATGGACAAAATTACACCGTTACTGGAACAGTAATAGATGGTGATAATAGCCCAATGCCAGGAGTAAATGTTTTGCTTAAAAATTCTAACCGCGGGGTTTCAACCGATTTTGATGGAAATTTTTCAATTGAAAATGTACCAATAAATTCAATTTTAGTTTTTTCCTATTTAGGATATGAAACACAAGAAATTACGATTACCAATAATTCCCCTATAACTATTTTAATGGCTGAAGATGCACAATCTTTAGAAGAAGTAGTTGTCATTGGGTATGGTACTCAAAAGAAAAGAGAATTGACTGGAGCTGTATCAGTTGTTAGCGCACAAACGCTAGAAGATATTAGACCTGTCAAAGTTGAGCAGGCCTTACAAGGAACAGTGTCTGGAGTAAATGTCACTTCACAATCTGGTGCACCTGGAGCAGGATTAGATATTAGAATACGTGGAATTTCAACTAACGGTACAAATGGACCATTAGTAATAATTGATGGTTATCAAGGTGATTTAAGTATACTAAATCCTAATGATGTTGAAACCATCACAGTATTAAAAGATGCTCAAGCAGCAATATATGGTACTGCAGGTGCAAATGGTGTAGTTTTGATAACTACTAAAAATGGTAAGAAAAATCAGAAACCAAAAATATCATACAATACGTACACAGGTTTTCAAGAGGCATCAAGAGAATTACCATTATTAAATGCTACTGAATATGCACTATTATTAAATGAAAAATATGTTGCTGGTGGAGAATCTATCCAATATACAAATGTTAATACGCTAGGTCAAGGTACAGATTGGCAAAAAGAAGTTTTAAACAAAAATGTACCTATTGTTAGTCATGATTTTAATGTTTCTGGTGGTTCAGAAAAAATTACATATTCATTTAGTGGATCCCACTTATATCAACAAGGTGTCCTAGCCCCTAAAAAATCTGATTTCCGAAGAAACACTGCTCGATTGTCTTTGGGTGCAGAAATAACACCTAAACTTAACTTAAAAGCAAATGTAATTTACACATATTTAGATAGAGATAACATTAATGAAAATGGCTTAGGTTCAGTATTGTTTAATGCATTGAATGCACCACCAACTTTAAATCCTTTTGATATTAACGGAGATTATACATTACTACCGAGTAGTAATGGACTTGGAATAGAAATTATCAATCCACTTGCTCAAGTTGAAAATACTTACAACGATTATGATTTAAGAAAATTAAATGGAACTGTTTCACTAGATTATGATGTAATTGATAATGTACGATTGACAGGAAGAATTGGTTTTAATACAAGTAATAGTGAAGGTAAGTCTTTTGCAAAAATTGTTGATTATGGAGGGAAAGTATTTGATGTTTTGAGAAGTAGAGTTGATCAAAACTCAATCAATGATAATAATTTTTCTCTTGATGTTTTTTCAACCTATAACAACACATTTAATGAAAATCATAAAGTTACCTTTACATTAGGTACTACAATTTTCAAAGAGTTCGGAAATGGTCTTTTTGCTTCTGGCTATGAAGTTCCAAACAATTCTTGGGAATTTGCCGATATCGCTTTGGCAACTGGAACAGGTGGTGAAGGTGTACGAGATGTAAGTTCTTATTCATATGATGAGCGTAGATTATCTTTCTTTACAAGATTACAGTATGATTACCAAGGTAAATACTTGTTTTCTGCAATGCTTAGAAGAGATTTGTCAACCAAGTTTGGACCAGGTAATAAAGTAGCATATTTCCCTTCGGCAACTGCAGGTTGGGTTATTTCTGATGAAGAATTTTTTGGAAAATCTGATAATGTAACTTTTTTGAAGTTAAGAACTAGTTATGGTATTCTTGGTAATGATCAAATTGGAAATAATGGTTATATAGGTTCTTTGAGTGGAGAAGCAACCTATGTTTTTGATGGAGTCTTAGTAAATGGAAATGCTATTGGCGTACTTCCGAATCCTGACTTACAATGGGAAGAGGCTAAAAAGTTTGATGTTGGTTTTGACTTAAGACTACTAAATGATAAAATTGATATTACAACAGATTATTTTATCAATACTAGAGATAATTTATTAATCAATAATATTCCTGTATCTGGTATTGTTGGAGTTGCTGCTCCAGGTAGTGGTTCACCAACCGTTAATGCAGGTTCTGTAGAGAACAAAGGTTTCGAATTTTCAATTGGTTATAAAGATGAGATAACCGAAAACTTAAACTTTGGAATAAATTACAACATTACTACACTAGACAATGAGGTTCTTGAAGTAAATAATAGTACAGGGTTTCTTGAAGGAGGAAGTTTTGGAGTTGGTCAACCAGCACCATCAAGAATGGAAGCAGGTTTACCTTTAGGATATTTTTATGGATATAAAACCAATGGTATTTTTCAAAATCAAGCAGAAGTAGATGCGCACCCTTCACAAATTGATTTAGGAGCAAATGCCGTTCCTGGAGATTTAAGATATGTTGATAACAATAATGATGGAGTATTAAATGCTGAAGATAGAACATATATAGGAGATCCAATTCCAGATATGACTATGGGATTAAACGTAACCTTTAATTACAAAAACTTTGATTTTACATCTTATGCTTTTGCATCAATAGGAAATGATATGGTGCGAAATTATGAAAGAACTGTTGCTGATGCAAACGGACTTAATTATCTTTTGGGAAGATGGAGAGGTGAAGGCACAAGTAATTCTATACCTAGAGTTACTACAGGTGCAACTGCCAATACTATTTTCTCAGATTTTTACGTAGAAGATGCCTCATATGTTAGAATACAAAATATTCAATTGGGTTATACAGTTCCTTCTGAAGTTTTATCAAAGAATGGCATTTCAAAACTACGATTATATGCAAGTGTAAATAATCTATACACATTTACAGACTATAAAGGTTATGATCCAGGAGCATCAAGTGGACAGCCAATTGGTGGAGGTATTGACTTTGGTTTTTACCCAATACCACGTACTTACATACTAGGATTAAATCTGAATTTTTAA